A genomic stretch from Achromobacter spanius includes:
- a CDS encoding LLM class flavin-dependent oxidoreductase, translating into MEFGVFILAQQRGYHQSSKQVINNSIEQTVVAEQAGFDAAWYAEHHFNNYSLSPSPLMTVAHAAAKTHRIRLGTAVCILPLYHPARFLAEVGFVDTVSNGRLDLGVGSGYQEFEFERFGVQIADSGAIFNEFLDVIPKGLTQKIFEHDGEFLKIPPSSIAVRCLQDPMPPLWITSGNPVTLGRGVRENHNLFVTALLKGNDAISELRGRLEKVAEDNGRDLDRDVKFGFLRCGYASDNKAEIDAYLDCARFQRRISESLKFRRAQSDDGYMVKEVPSENDPTFEQLRKNLPVGSVNEVIDKMLEEISILRPKHIALQTQLGDFDQKTMLKQIELWGDKIIPAIRKEVGSATAIA; encoded by the coding sequence ATGGAATTCGGCGTGTTCATTCTGGCGCAGCAGCGAGGTTACCACCAGTCCTCAAAGCAAGTCATCAACAACTCCATCGAACAAACCGTGGTGGCGGAGCAGGCCGGTTTCGACGCCGCCTGGTACGCCGAACACCACTTCAACAACTATTCCTTGTCGCCGTCGCCGCTGATGACGGTGGCGCACGCGGCGGCCAAGACGCACCGCATCCGCCTGGGCACGGCGGTGTGCATCTTGCCGCTGTATCACCCCGCGCGCTTTCTGGCTGAAGTGGGGTTCGTGGACACCGTGTCCAATGGCCGGCTGGACCTGGGCGTGGGCTCGGGCTATCAGGAATTCGAGTTCGAACGCTTTGGCGTGCAGATCGCGGACTCGGGCGCGATCTTCAATGAATTTCTTGACGTCATTCCCAAAGGGCTCACGCAGAAGATCTTTGAACACGATGGCGAGTTCCTGAAGATTCCGCCCAGCTCGATCGCGGTGCGCTGCCTGCAAGACCCGATGCCGCCGCTGTGGATCACGTCAGGCAATCCGGTGACGCTGGGCCGTGGTGTGCGCGAAAACCATAACCTGTTCGTCACCGCGCTGCTCAAGGGCAACGACGCCATTTCCGAGCTGCGCGGCCGCCTGGAAAAAGTGGCCGAGGACAATGGCCGCGACCTGGATCGCGATGTGAAGTTCGGCTTTCTGCGCTGTGGCTATGCGTCGGACAACAAGGCCGAGATCGACGCCTATCTGGACTGCGCGCGCTTTCAACGCCGCATTTCCGAAAGCCTGAAATTCCGTCGCGCGCAAAGCGACGACGGCTACATGGTCAAGGAAGTGCCGTCGGAAAACGACCCCACCTTCGAGCAGTTGCGCAAGAACCTGCCGGTGGGCTCGGTGAACGAAGTGATCGACAAGATGCTGGAAGAGATCAGCATCCTGCGGCCCAAGCACATCGCCTTGCAGACGCAACTGGGCGACTTCGATCAGAAGACGATGCTGAAGCAGATCGAGCTGTGGGGCGACAAGATCATTCCGGCCATCCGCAAGGAAGTCGGCAGCGCGACGGCCATTGCCTGA